TTGATTGTCACATATTCTTTGGCAAATGGATTGTTGAAACCAAATTTTGGGAAACGACGCAAAATTGGCATCTGACCACCCTGGAATGTCGCCTGCTTGCGTGATCCACTGCGTGCCTTTTGACCCTTGTGACCACGACCAGCTGTCTTACCAGACCCAGATCCCATACCACGACCAACGCGTGTTGCGTTCTGACGTGCACCAAAATTATCCATCAAAGCATTTAATTTCATTTCTTTTTCCTTTTATCCTATAACTACTATGTAGTTCTTTGTCGCACGAAAACAAGACTGTTTTCGTACTCGGTTTACTTTTTTATTTTACAACTTCGACCAGGTGTGAAACCTTGGCAATCATGCCACGAACAGATTCAGAATCTGTGATTTCTTTGGTCTTGCCGATACGTCCCAGGCCCAACGCTTTTACAATTTTGACCTGTGCTTCTGGACGACCGATAGTACTTTTAACTTGTTTTACAACTATT
The genomic region above belongs to Alphaproteobacteria bacterium and contains:
- a CDS encoding 50S ribosomal protein L15: MKLNALMDNFGARQNATRVGRGMGSGSGKTAGRGHKGQKARSGSRKQATFQGGQMPILRRFPKFGFNNPFAKEYVTINLGDIEKFIAAGKIDASKDITVDSLMAAKIINRKLDGLKVLAKGEIKTAVNVVADKWSKAAEAAIVKAGGTIKNN
- the rpmD gene encoding 50S ribosomal protein L30; amino-acid sequence: MAKIVVKQVKSTIGRPEAQVKIVKALGLGRIGKTKEITDSESVRGMIAKVSHLVEVVK